A genomic stretch from Telmatocola sphagniphila includes:
- the tkt gene encoding transketolase: protein MSTPNPAYGSSIDLLSIHTMRCLAMDAVQKANSGHPGTPVSLSPIVYNLYQNYLRYDPADAAWPDRDRFVLSVGHASLLLYSILHLTQVKQLPQHGPAGLPAVSLDDIKKFRQLGSKTPGHPESHLTTGVETTTGPLGQGVANSVGMAIAQKWLANYFNRPGFDIFTHRIYALCGDGCMMEGVSNEAGSLAGHLKLNNLCWIYDSNRITIEGSTSLTFTEDTAKRLEALGWNVLHVTDANDLTQLNKAIETFQKTTDKPTFVVANSVIAWGVPGKEGSHTAHGEPLGTKPIAEAKKLMGFDPEKTFEIPDGVYENFANGIGKRGKELSTAWHAKFAEYTKAYPELAKQLELLLKHELPEGWEKGIPAFSSEPTEDPKNPGVKKPAAISGREASGKVLNAVAKSVPWLIGGSADLAPSTKTLLTFEGAGNFQPGTPGGRNFHWGVREHAMGSIINGMALSGVRPYGAGFLIFSDYGRPPFRLASLMGISPIYVFTHDSIGVGEDGPTHQPIEQLSSLRAIPDLYVFRPGDANEVAESWKVLMKLSHNPALMVVSRQDMPILDRSKYAPASGAAKGGYVLADAPNGKPQVILIATGTEVGLAVEAYEKLKADGIAARVVSMPCTEVFDKQDEAYKESVLPKAVTARVAVEMASPMCWYKYVGTTGAVVGMKTFGASAPLKDLLKHFGFTVEKVVTAVKDLLK, encoded by the coding sequence GTGAGCACCCCCAACCCCGCTTACGGCAGTTCAATAGATCTGCTGAGCATCCATACCATGCGCTGCCTGGCCATGGACGCGGTTCAAAAAGCCAATTCGGGCCATCCCGGAACGCCGGTTTCGCTCTCGCCGATTGTTTACAACCTCTATCAGAATTACCTGCGTTACGATCCCGCCGACGCCGCCTGGCCCGACCGCGATCGTTTCGTTCTCTCCGTCGGCCATGCTTCCTTGTTGCTCTACTCCATCCTGCATTTGACGCAGGTAAAACAACTGCCGCAGCATGGCCCGGCCGGACTTCCCGCCGTCAGCCTCGATGACATCAAAAAATTCCGGCAGCTCGGTAGCAAGACCCCCGGCCATCCCGAAAGCCATCTGACCACCGGGGTGGAAACGACCACCGGACCACTGGGACAAGGCGTCGCCAACTCAGTCGGCATGGCCATCGCTCAGAAATGGCTGGCGAATTACTTCAACCGACCCGGTTTCGACATTTTCACACACCGCATCTATGCCCTCTGCGGCGACGGCTGCATGATGGAAGGGGTCAGTAACGAAGCCGGTAGTCTGGCCGGGCACCTGAAGCTGAACAACCTCTGCTGGATCTACGATAGCAACCGCATCACGATTGAAGGCTCGACCAGCCTCACGTTCACGGAAGATACCGCCAAACGGCTGGAAGCCCTCGGCTGGAACGTTCTGCATGTGACCGATGCCAACGATTTAACTCAATTGAACAAGGCCATCGAAACCTTCCAGAAGACGACCGATAAGCCGACTTTCGTAGTCGCCAATTCGGTGATCGCCTGGGGAGTTCCCGGCAAGGAAGGCAGCCACACGGCCCACGGCGAACCGCTGGGAACCAAGCCGATCGCCGAAGCCAAGAAACTCATGGGCTTCGATCCGGAGAAGACTTTCGAAATCCCGGACGGTGTCTACGAAAATTTTGCCAACGGCATCGGCAAGCGCGGCAAGGAATTGAGCACCGCCTGGCACGCCAAATTCGCCGAGTATACCAAGGCCTACCCGGAACTGGCCAAGCAACTCGAGTTGCTGCTGAAGCACGAATTGCCCGAAGGCTGGGAAAAAGGAATTCCTGCCTTCAGTTCGGAACCGACCGAAGATCCGAAGAATCCCGGCGTGAAGAAACCGGCCGCAATATCCGGTCGCGAAGCATCCGGTAAAGTGTTGAACGCCGTCGCCAAGTCGGTGCCCTGGTTGATCGGTGGTTCGGCCGACCTGGCCCCTTCGACCAAGACGCTACTCACATTTGAAGGCGCCGGCAATTTTCAGCCGGGGACTCCGGGTGGCCGCAATTTCCACTGGGGCGTTCGCGAGCATGCGATGGGTTCGATCATCAACGGTATGGCACTCTCCGGCGTGCGACCGTATGGTGCCGGCTTCCTGATCTTCAGCGATTACGGACGGCCGCCGTTTCGGTTAGCTTCTTTGATGGGCATTTCGCCCATCTATGTCTTCACCCACGATTCCATCGGAGTTGGTGAAGATGGCCCGACGCATCAGCCCATCGAACAACTTTCGAGCCTGCGGGCCATTCCCGATCTCTATGTCTTCCGGCCAGGTGATGCCAATGAAGTCGCTGAGTCCTGGAAGGTGCTGATGAAACTGTCGCACAACCCGGCGCTGATGGTGGTCTCGCGCCAGGACATGCCGATCCTGGATCGCAGCAAGTACGCCCCGGCCAGCGGTGCGGCGAAGGGCGGCTACGTTCTCGCCGATGCTCCGAATGGCAAACCTCAAGTGATTCTGATTGCCACCGGTACCGAAGTGGGTCTGGCGGTAGAGGCTTATGAAAAATTGAAGGCCGATGGAATTGCCGCTCGCGTAGTCTCGATGCCCTGTACCGAAGTCTTCGATAAGCAAGACGAAGCGTACAAGGAGAGCGTACTACCCAAAGCCGTGACCGCTCGCGTCGCCGTGGAAATGGCTTCGCCGATGTGCTGGTACAAGTATGTCGGCACTACCGGTGCCGTGGTAGGTATGAAAACGTTCGGGGCTTCCGCGCCGTTGAAAGATCTGTTGAAACACTTCGGCTTCACAGTGGAAAAAGTGGTCACCGCCGTGAAAGATCTCCTCAAGTAA